A genomic segment from Callithrix jacchus isolate 240 chromosome 8, calJac240_pri, whole genome shotgun sequence encodes:
- the GSKIP gene encoding GSK3B-interacting protein isoform X2: protein METDCNPMELSSMAGFEEGSELNGFEGTDMKDMRLEAEAVVNDVLFAVNKMFVSKSLRCADDVAYINVETKERNRYCLELTEAGLKVVGYAFDQVDDHLQTPYHETVYSLLDTLSPAYREAFGNALLQRLEALKRDGQS, encoded by the exons ATGGAAACAGATTGTAATCCCATGGAGCTAAGCAGTATGGCAGGATTTGAAGAAGGTTCAGAGCTCAATGGTTTTGAAGGAACTGACATGAAAGACATGAGGCTAGAAGCTGAAGCAGTTGTAAACGATGTTCTCTTTGCTGTTAACAAGATGTTTGTCTCGAAAAGCCTGCGCTGTGCAGATGATGTGGCCTATATCAATGTGGAAACCAAGGAGAGAAACAGATACTGCCTAGAGCTCACTGAAGCGGGGCTTAAG GTGGTAGGCTATGCTTTTGACCAGGTGGATGATCATTTACAGACTCCCTACCATGAAACGGTCTACTCCTTGTTGGATACACTCAGCCCTGCCTACCGGGAAGCATTTGGAAATGCACTCCTTCAAAGACTGGAAGCTTTGAAAAGGGATGGACAGTCATGA